From Paenibacillus polymyxa, the proteins below share one genomic window:
- a CDS encoding ribonuclease HII, with product MKLKLRKDGQVLNVEAKENAVKDMLHYEKKCWEQSCERIAGIDEVGRGCLFGDVVAAAVILPVGELLEGVDDSKKLTDKKREAYYELIMEKAIAVGIGHVDARMIDDINIKQAARLAMKKAIEALHVSPDYLLVDAEKVDVPIPQLSIIKGDANSQSIAAASIIAKVTRDRLCKGEWDAKYPEYGIGIHKGYATKLHREQILALGPTEMHRRSFLGNLLTEQPTLFDL from the coding sequence GTGAAGCTTAAACTACGTAAAGATGGGCAGGTATTGAATGTGGAAGCTAAAGAGAATGCAGTAAAGGACATGCTACACTATGAAAAAAAATGCTGGGAGCAATCTTGTGAGCGGATTGCAGGTATTGACGAGGTGGGGCGTGGATGTCTGTTTGGAGATGTTGTGGCGGCAGCAGTTATTCTGCCAGTAGGTGAGTTATTGGAGGGTGTAGACGATTCCAAAAAATTGACGGACAAGAAAAGAGAAGCCTACTACGAACTGATTATGGAGAAGGCAATCGCAGTAGGAATTGGTCATGTAGACGCGCGGATGATTGATGATATCAATATTAAACAAGCGGCTCGTTTAGCTATGAAAAAGGCTATTGAGGCTTTGCATGTGTCTCCCGATTATTTACTTGTGGATGCAGAAAAGGTAGATGTGCCTATTCCTCAGCTATCCATCATTAAGGGGGATGCGAACAGTCAGTCTATTGCAGCAGCTTCTATCATTGCCAAGGTGACCCGTGATCGGCTATGCAAAGGTGAATGGGATGCGAAATATCCGGAATATGGGATTGGTATACATAAAGGTTATGCTACCAAGTTGCATAGAGAACAAATTTTGGCGCTAGGGCCTACAGAAATGCATAGACGCAGCTTTCTGGGCAATTTGTTAACCGAGCAACCGACGTTGTTTGATCTGTAG